A single genomic interval of Halopelagius inordinatus harbors:
- the pstA gene encoding phosphate ABC transporter permease PstA: MAGATRSRLVTEDTSATDAVAAGAVGLASVLFALALAALFEQVSLTDSVGGVPLATLIGGLLALLGGAVIAFGVGSRFGYVATQPRPTAGIVAASSSTLVWFAVGGVVASQSFGLGTLGWLFVAGLTGGAAFAVSAVLREDLGSTLPAGALTLFAGLVFLTGAIGPSWVWELGWAQRASFTAEFVVPGVTLFCSLFSGWAAAKAYGGFGARGRHMGAYLLVYLNAVAIVGVLFVLMGFTIVKGTPGLFRGLSVGLGTGPESVVVLFGQTVSFTWPLDWPFVMNGVGLINDFNGVLPAIAGTFWLVAGAMLVAVPLGIGAAIFLTEYAERGPFTQAVEVATNGLWSTPSIVFGLFGYAFLVPRFGNRKSLLAGMLTLSFMLLPLVLITSREAMLSVPDEYRDASAALGVTKWQTIRSVVLPAALPGVVTGVILGVGRIAGETAPILLTMAGGVFIPGSQTVDVVGGFEFTSSAPFVANPELMQATSALPYQLYALITAGVGASSNVGNADEFRWATALILLIVVLSFYAVGITARYYFRSKLRE, translated from the coding sequence ATGGCGGGAGCGACCCGTTCGAGGCTCGTCACGGAGGACACGTCCGCGACCGACGCGGTGGCGGCGGGGGCCGTCGGACTCGCGTCGGTGCTTTTCGCCCTCGCCCTCGCGGCGCTGTTCGAGCAGGTGAGCCTGACTGACTCTGTCGGTGGGGTCCCCCTCGCCACGCTCATCGGCGGACTCCTCGCCCTGTTGGGCGGCGCAGTCATCGCCTTCGGCGTCGGCTCACGGTTCGGCTACGTCGCGACCCAACCGAGGCCGACCGCTGGGATAGTCGCCGCTTCGAGTTCCACGCTCGTCTGGTTCGCGGTCGGCGGCGTCGTCGCGTCGCAGTCGTTCGGACTCGGAACTCTCGGGTGGCTCTTCGTCGCCGGTCTGACCGGCGGCGCGGCCTTCGCGGTGTCGGCGGTCCTGCGGGAAGACCTCGGCTCTACGCTCCCGGCGGGCGCTTTGACCCTGTTTGCGGGGCTCGTCTTCCTCACCGGGGCCATCGGCCCGTCGTGGGTGTGGGAACTCGGCTGGGCACAGCGGGCGTCGTTCACCGCCGAGTTCGTCGTCCCCGGCGTCACGCTGTTTTGTTCTCTCTTCTCCGGGTGGGCGGCCGCGAAGGCGTACGGCGGGTTCGGCGCTCGCGGGCGGCACATGGGCGCGTACCTGCTCGTCTACCTGAACGCCGTCGCCATCGTCGGCGTCCTGTTCGTGCTGATGGGGTTCACCATCGTCAAGGGGACTCCCGGCCTCTTCCGCGGTCTGAGCGTCGGACTCGGAACCGGCCCGGAGTCCGTCGTCGTGCTCTTCGGACAGACCGTCTCGTTCACGTGGCCCCTCGACTGGCCGTTCGTCATGAACGGCGTCGGGCTGATAAACGACTTCAACGGCGTCCTACCGGCCATCGCCGGGACGTTCTGGCTCGTCGCCGGAGCGATGCTCGTCGCGGTTCCCCTCGGCATCGGCGCGGCCATCTTCCTCACCGAGTACGCCGAACGAGGGCCGTTCACGCAGGCCGTCGAAGTCGCCACGAACGGGCTCTGGAGCACTCCGAGCATCGTCTTCGGTCTGTTCGGGTACGCGTTTCTCGTCCCGCGGTTCGGCAACAGGAAGTCGCTGCTCGCCGGGATGCTGACGCTCTCGTTCATGCTTCTTCCTCTCGTGCTCATCACGAGTCGGGAGGCGATGCTCTCGGTCCCCGACGAGTACCGCGATGCCAGCGCGGCCCTCGGCGTGACCAAGTGGCAGACGATACGAAGCGTCGTCCTGCCCGCGGCGTTACCCGGTGTCGTCACCGGCGTCATCCTCGGTGTCGGCCGCATCGCGGGCGAGACGGCACCCATCCTGTTGACGATGGCAGGCGGCGTGTTCATCCCCGGAAGCCAGACGGTGGACGTCGTCGGCGGCTTCGAGTTCACGTCCTCGGCCCCGTTCGTCGCCAATCCCGAACTGATGCAGGCGACGTCCGCGCTCCCGTACCAGTTGTACGCGCTCATCACCGCGGGCGTCGGCGCGTCGAGCAACGTCGGCAACGCCGACGAGTTCCGCTGGGCGACGGCGCTCATCCTTCTCATCGTCGTTCTGTCGTTCTACGCGGTCGGCATCACCGCGCGGTACTACTTCCGCAGTAAACTCAGAGAGTAA
- a CDS encoding phosphate signaling complex PhoU family protein: METRKIQRVSNGTFTVSLPREWAESQGVTAGTVVDLHTHIDGLLVVQAPDREYDSAEETTVQVTDGPPNRVEQTLRAAYAGGHEAVVLDAADGLTPEQRRAVRRVTRSLAGMTVDEESDDRVVVRNLLDAGDVSVRQSVRHLQFVALSMHREATAALTGDGCAEAVTDRDGEADRLYAMVDRQFGRGLARLDEIDALGVTRQELFRLHATARELNRIADHAERIARVASAVDDPTEIPAADDVAAVAATAREAVTDAVDTTVADADAETAFAALAARDRVREETERIDRRLFEASDCEYRLTRALDSVRQTAEHAATVAHIGLRTAVRRGELAETQTGDTVDSGSDDGDDRSSASSDD, translated from the coding sequence ATGGAAACGCGCAAAATTCAGCGGGTCAGCAACGGGACGTTCACCGTCTCGCTCCCGCGAGAGTGGGCCGAGTCCCAAGGCGTTACCGCGGGTACGGTCGTGGACCTACACACGCACATCGACGGTCTACTCGTCGTTCAAGCGCCCGACCGCGAGTACGACTCGGCCGAGGAGACGACCGTCCAGGTCACGGACGGACCCCCGAACCGCGTAGAACAGACGCTTCGAGCGGCCTACGCCGGAGGTCACGAGGCGGTCGTTCTCGACGCCGCCGACGGACTCACGCCCGAACAGCGACGGGCGGTGAGGCGAGTGACGCGGAGTCTGGCCGGGATGACGGTCGACGAGGAGTCCGATGACCGCGTCGTCGTCCGAAACCTGCTCGACGCGGGCGACGTGTCGGTGCGGCAGTCGGTCCGTCACCTCCAGTTCGTCGCGTTGTCCATGCACCGAGAGGCGACGGCCGCCCTGACCGGCGACGGATGTGCCGAGGCCGTGACCGACCGCGACGGCGAAGCCGACCGCCTCTACGCGATGGTCGACCGACAGTTCGGACGCGGACTGGCGCGCCTCGACGAGATAGACGCACTCGGCGTGACGCGTCAGGAGTTGTTCCGGTTGCACGCGACGGCGCGGGAACTGAATCGTATCGCGGACCACGCAGAACGCATCGCGCGCGTCGCATCCGCGGTAGACGACCCGACGGAGATACCGGCGGCCGACGACGTCGCCGCCGTCGCCGCTACCGCGCGAGAGGCCGTCACCGACGCGGTGGACACCACCGTCGCAGACGCGGACGCAGAGACGGCGTTTGCGGCGTTGGCCGCGCGGGACCGAGTGCGCGAGGAGACAGAACGAATCGACCGCCGACTGTTCGAGGCGTCCGACTGCGAGTACCGACTCACCCGCGCCCTCGACAGCGTCCGCCAGACGGCCGAACACGCGGCCACCGTCGCGCATATCGGCCTCCGGACGGCGGTTCGTCGCGGCGAACTGGCCGAGACGCAGACCGGGGATACCGTCGATAGCGGTTCGGACGACGGCGACGACCGGTCGTCGGCCTCGTCCGACGACTGA
- a CDS encoding alcohol dehydrogenase catalytic domain-containing protein gives MRVAAFGELTGPDGVTVVDRPTPDPDPGEAVVGVEACALNRHDLWILEGDSAMVDAADLPFVSGLDVAGVVERVGDGVTGVEPGDRVVLCPNETCGTCRFCREGPENLCENFSLYHGGLAESARVDADRLVSLPESVSAAEAAALPTAYVTAYHMLRRADVSPADSVFVPGATGGVGVASVQLADVLGARTVGTSSSASKLDRLDELGLDHAVEGTDPDELREAVVEIGRPDAVVNHLGGPYTGLGLDVLRRAGTMVVCGRTAGGTSEINVPDLFLQQKRIVGSTMGTQTELERLVELVADGELAPEIDEAFSLDSTGDAFAAMQNRESVGKILVTP, from the coding sequence ATGCGTGTCGCAGCATTCGGCGAACTCACGGGACCGGACGGAGTGACCGTCGTCGACCGACCGACGCCGGACCCCGACCCCGGCGAGGCCGTCGTCGGCGTCGAGGCGTGCGCTCTGAATCGACACGACCTCTGGATACTGGAGGGCGACTCCGCGATGGTCGACGCCGCGGACCTCCCGTTCGTCAGCGGTCTCGACGTCGCGGGCGTCGTCGAACGCGTCGGCGACGGGGTGACCGGCGTCGAACCCGGGGACCGCGTCGTCCTCTGTCCCAACGAGACCTGCGGGACCTGCCGGTTCTGCCGCGAGGGGCCGGAGAACCTCTGTGAGAACTTCTCTCTGTACCACGGCGGCCTCGCGGAGTCGGCGCGCGTCGACGCCGACCGACTCGTTTCGCTCCCGGAGTCCGTCTCGGCCGCGGAAGCGGCCGCCCTCCCGACGGCGTACGTGACCGCCTACCACATGCTCCGGCGCGCGGACGTCTCGCCCGCGGACTCGGTGTTCGTTCCGGGCGCGACGGGCGGCGTCGGCGTCGCGAGCGTCCAACTCGCGGACGTCCTCGGCGCTCGGACCGTCGGCACCTCCTCGTCGGCGTCGAAACTCGACAGACTCGACGAACTGGGGTTGGACCACGCCGTAGAGGGGACCGACCCCGACGAACTCCGCGAGGCCGTGGTCGAAATCGGCCGCCCCGACGCGGTGGTGAACCACCTCGGGGGCCCGTACACCGGACTCGGGTTGGACGTCCTCCGCCGCGCCGGGACGATGGTCGTCTGCGGCCGCACCGCGGGCGGCACGTCAGAAATCAACGTTCCCGACCTGTTTCTCCAACAGAAGCGTATCGTCGGCAGCACCATGGGCACTCAGACCGAGTTAGAGCGGTTGGTCGAACTCGTCGCCGACGGCGAACTCGCCCCGGAGATAGACGAGGCGTTCTCGCTCGATTCGACGGGCGACGCCTTCGCCGCGATGCAGAACCGCGAGAGCGTCGGGAAGATACTCGTCACACCCTGA
- the pstB gene encoding phosphate ABC transporter ATP-binding protein PstB, whose protein sequence is MSERQLSKTEESTDQPLQTTSGETREQTDPEWTEYDFESRAKLAVDDLDVYYGEDHALKGVSMEIPEESVTALIGPSGCGKSTFLRCLNRMNDRIESARIDGSVRLDGDEIYQDGVDLVELRKRVGMVFQSPNPFPKSIRDNISYGPRKHGDIEKSFLARLLGRSDEEYEEELVERSLTQAALWDEVKDRLDDNALGLSGGQQQRLCIARALATDPGVILMDEPASALDPIATAKIEDLIHDLSEEYTVVIVTHNMQQAARISDQTAVFLTGGELVEYGDTDQVFENPKSSRVEDYISGKFG, encoded by the coding sequence ATGAGCGAAAGACAGCTATCCAAGACGGAGGAAAGCACCGACCAACCGCTCCAGACGACGAGCGGAGAGACGCGAGAGCAGACGGACCCGGAGTGGACCGAGTACGACTTCGAGAGCCGAGCGAAACTCGCCGTCGACGACCTGGACGTCTACTACGGCGAGGACCACGCGCTAAAGGGCGTCTCGATGGAGATTCCCGAAGAGAGCGTCACGGCCCTCATCGGCCCCTCCGGGTGCGGGAAATCGACGTTCCTGCGGTGTCTGAACCGGATGAACGACCGAATCGAATCGGCGCGAATCGACGGGTCGGTGCGACTCGACGGCGACGAGATATACCAAGACGGCGTCGACCTGGTCGAACTCCGCAAGCGGGTCGGCATGGTGTTCCAGTCGCCGAACCCGTTCCCGAAGTCGATTCGGGACAACATCTCCTACGGGCCACGGAAGCACGGCGACATCGAAAAGAGCTTTCTCGCCCGGTTGCTCGGCCGGAGCGACGAGGAGTACGAGGAGGAACTCGTCGAACGGTCGCTCACGCAGGCGGCCCTCTGGGACGAGGTGAAAGACCGCCTCGACGACAACGCTCTCGGACTCTCGGGCGGACAACAACAGCGTCTCTGCATCGCTCGTGCGCTGGCGACCGACCCCGGGGTCATCCTCATGGACGAACCCGCGAGCGCTCTCGACCCCATCGCGACGGCGAAGATAGAGGACCTCATCCACGACCTCTCCGAGGAGTACACCGTCGTCATCGTCACCCACAACATGCAACAGGCCGCGCGCATCTCCGATCAGACGGCCGTCTTCCTGACCGGCGGCGAACTCGTCGAGTACGGCGACACCGACCAGGTGTTCGAGAACCCGAAGAGCAGTCGCGTCGAAGACTACATCTCCGGAAAGTTCGGGTGA
- a CDS encoding enolase C-terminal domain-like protein: protein MEITDISATKVSTESWGEFVEFPLVTVMSKFDDYNNADGDNPQARRKWMGPVGDVVVEVETDAGITGVGHGNWATGAIATIVDETLSKLVVGEDPTQRERLWDMMYRATIPFGRKGAAIEAISAVDLALWDIAGKEADKPVYELLGGPVRDEIPAYASNLHPVDLETLEREALDYVEQGFDAMKLRFQYGPEAGREGMRKNEELVKTVRDAVGHDIAVAGDAYMGWTVRYAKKMLGRLEKYDVEWVEEPVIPDDLDGYAEVRASSDVPISGGEHEFTRWGYKEMLEKEAVDILQPDVHRMGGLTELLRVDAMASAHDVPIIPHSGTNPHLHFIAASANSPMAEYFPIPEWYKEQQGDKESTYADAIYQHPPNAEDGVISLPEGVGLSAELNREALDHFAVE from the coding sequence ATGGAAATCACCGATATTTCAGCGACAAAAGTCAGCACCGAGTCGTGGGGCGAGTTCGTCGAGTTCCCGCTCGTTACCGTCATGAGCAAGTTCGACGACTACAACAACGCCGACGGCGACAACCCGCAGGCCCGCCGCAAGTGGATGGGTCCCGTCGGCGACGTCGTCGTCGAAGTCGAGACGGACGCCGGCATCACCGGCGTCGGACACGGTAACTGGGCGACGGGAGCTATCGCCACCATCGTCGACGAGACGCTCTCGAAGCTCGTCGTCGGCGAGGACCCGACGCAGCGAGAGCGTCTGTGGGACATGATGTACCGCGCGACCATCCCGTTCGGTCGGAAGGGCGCGGCCATCGAAGCCATCAGCGCAGTCGACCTCGCCCTGTGGGACATCGCCGGTAAGGAGGCCGACAAGCCCGTCTACGAACTGCTCGGCGGACCCGTACGGGACGAAATCCCCGCCTACGCGAGCAACCTCCACCCCGTCGACCTCGAAACGCTCGAACGGGAGGCGCTCGACTACGTCGAACAGGGGTTCGACGCGATGAAGCTTCGGTTCCAGTACGGCCCCGAGGCGGGCCGCGAGGGCATGCGGAAAAACGAGGAGTTGGTGAAGACGGTACGAGACGCCGTCGGCCACGATATCGCCGTCGCCGGAGACGCCTACATGGGCTGGACCGTCCGCTACGCGAAGAAGATGCTCGGCCGGTTGGAGAAGTACGACGTGGAGTGGGTCGAAGAACCGGTCATCCCCGACGACTTGGACGGCTACGCCGAGGTTCGCGCCTCCTCGGACGTTCCCATCTCGGGCGGCGAACACGAGTTCACCCGCTGGGGGTACAAGGAGATGCTCGAAAAGGAAGCGGTCGACATCCTTCAACCCGACGTCCACCGCATGGGCGGGTTGACCGAACTACTGCGCGTCGACGCGATGGCCAGTGCGCACGACGTTCCGATAATCCCGCACTCGGGGACGAACCCGCACCTGCACTTTATCGCCGCCTCTGCGAACTCCCCCATGGCGGAGTACTTCCCCATCCCCGAGTGGTACAAAGAGCAACAGGGCGACAAGGAGTCGACGTACGCCGACGCCATCTACCAGCACCCGCCGAACGCCGAGGACGGCGTCATTTCCCTCCCCGAGGGCGTCGGTCTGAGCGCCGAACTCAACCGCGAGGCCCTCGACCACTTCGCAGTGGAGTGA
- a CDS encoding TIGR03560 family F420-dependent LLM class oxidoreductase, producing MSEISFEYNVPVFAGAPESGTDPVHRDTPCYETLDWETTKTGVETAEKLGFDAAWAPDHLMLGRDNAEYECWTLLSALAGSTDDINLGSLVLCNDYRNPALVAKMAATLDVVSGGRLELGLGAGWHEPEYEAYGWEYRDGFDRLMRLDESIRLIKRMWDAGSDGASFDGDHYRIEDAYCSPPPVQEPHPPILVGGQGEEVTLKLVAKHADVWNTDVFNGDVDTLEHKIGVIEDHCETVGRDPADVEYSWDGHVICTRDEEKLDRILDLMLPIQFEEEYQDQANIETEADARDYFVMGTPEQCAEAIERRIDAGVTKFQGWFVDFPDTDGMELFADEVIPQFD from the coding sequence GTGTCCGAGATTAGCTTCGAGTACAACGTGCCGGTGTTCGCGGGCGCACCCGAATCCGGGACCGACCCCGTCCACCGCGACACGCCGTGTTACGAGACGCTCGACTGGGAGACGACGAAGACGGGCGTCGAGACGGCGGAGAAACTCGGCTTCGACGCGGCGTGGGCGCCGGACCACCTGATGCTCGGGCGCGACAACGCGGAGTACGAGTGCTGGACGCTCCTGAGCGCTCTCGCCGGGTCCACCGACGACATCAACCTCGGTTCGCTGGTCCTCTGTAACGACTACCGAAACCCCGCGTTGGTCGCGAAGATGGCCGCCACCCTCGACGTGGTAAGCGGCGGCCGACTCGAACTCGGACTCGGCGCGGGGTGGCACGAACCCGAGTACGAGGCGTACGGCTGGGAGTACCGCGACGGGTTCGACCGACTGATGCGCTTGGACGAATCCATCCGCCTGATAAAGCGGATGTGGGACGCCGGGAGCGACGGCGCGAGTTTCGACGGCGACCACTACCGGATAGAGGACGCCTACTGCTCGCCGCCGCCGGTACAAGAGCCACATCCGCCGATACTCGTCGGCGGGCAGGGTGAGGAGGTGACGCTCAAACTGGTCGCGAAACACGCCGACGTCTGGAACACGGACGTGTTCAACGGCGACGTGGACACCTTAGAACACAAGATCGGAGTCATCGAAGACCACTGCGAGACGGTCGGCAGGGACCCGGCGGACGTCGAGTACTCGTGGGACGGCCACGTCATCTGCACTCGCGACGAGGAGAAGTTAGACCGCATCCTCGACTTGATGTTGCCCATCCAGTTCGAAGAGGAGTACCAAGACCAAGCGAACATCGAGACGGAGGCGGACGCCCGCGACTACTTCGTGATGGGCACGCCCGAACAGTGCGCCGAGGCCATAGAGAGGCGCATCGACGCGGGTGTGACGAAGTTCCAGGGCTGGTTCGTCGACTTCCCCGACACCGACGGGATGGAACTGTTCGCCGACGAAGTGATTCCGCAGTTCGACTGA